Proteins from a single region of Starkeya sp. ORNL1:
- a CDS encoding globin family protein, with protein sequence MTPDQVLLLRSGFDKLRPISEQAAALFYARLFEIEPEARILFKSPMPEQGRKLMATLASVINGIDEMHLMRPAVQNLGRRHHGYGVTQAHFVPVGVALLWMLERCLGDDFTPAARDAWLAAYTALADIMMHAE encoded by the coding sequence ATGACACCCGATCAGGTCCTGTTGCTGCGTTCCGGCTTCGACAAGCTGCGTCCGATCTCGGAACAGGCAGCAGCGTTGTTCTATGCCCGGCTGTTCGAGATCGAGCCGGAGGCGCGGATCCTGTTCAAGAGCCCGATGCCGGAGCAGGGTCGCAAGCTGATGGCGACGTTGGCATCCGTCATCAACGGCATTGACGAGATGCACCTCATGCGGCCGGCTGTGCAGAATCTGGGTCGCCGCCATCATGGCTATGGCGTGACGCAGGCGCATTTCGTGCCGGTCGGCGTGGCGCTGCTGTGGATGCTGGAGCGCTGCCTCGGTGACGATTTCACGCCGGCGGCGCGGGACGCCTGGCTCGCCGCGTACACCGCGCTCGCCGACATCATGATGCATGCGGAATAA
- a CDS encoding DUF1153 domain-containing protein, whose product MTEPYRPRVKYVIGPDGSPLTIADLPPPETKRWVIRRKAEVVAAVRGGLLSLEEACKRYTLTTEEFLSWQASIDRHGLAGLRTTRIQQYRQ is encoded by the coding sequence ATGACCGAACCCTATCGGCCTAGGGTCAAATACGTAATCGGGCCGGATGGCAGTCCGTTAACCATTGCGGATCTGCCTCCGCCCGAAACCAAGCGCTGGGTGATCCGTCGCAAGGCGGAGGTGGTTGCTGCTGTGCGCGGCGGCTTGCTCAGCCTCGAGGAAGCCTGCAAACGCTACACTTTGACTACCGAGGAGTTCCTGTCCTGGCAGGCCTCCATCGACCGTCATGGCCTTGCCGGCCTGCGCACCACGCGCATCCAGCAGTATCGGCAGTAG
- the mnmA gene encoding tRNA 2-thiouridine(34) synthase MnmA — MILLDDTGRSPAQTRVVVAMSGGVDSSVVAALYAKAGYEVIGVTLQLYDHGEAMHHRPGACCAGQDIYDASMVAERLGIPHYVLDYESRFRHAVIERFADAYAAGETPIPCVDCNRTVKFRDLLETARDLGADILATGHYVTSRALPQGGRGLFRPLDLSRDQSYFLYATTREQIDMLRFPLGETTKPEVRALAESFGLKVADKPDSQDICFVPTGRYTDIVEKLRPEAAEPGEIVHLDGRVLGRHNGVMRYTIGQRKGLGIASSEPLYVVGIDAVARRVLVGPRHSLGVSVVRVDELNWLGDEPIEAALDAERELHVKVRSTRAPVPGHLAREPDGTVAVHLHAMEEGVAPGQACVFYEDGGEAARLLGGGVIRRAPAFTALTREAVMVTDTLRS; from the coding sequence ATGATCCTGCTCGACGATACCGGACGTTCCCCTGCCCAGACCCGCGTCGTGGTGGCGATGTCGGGCGGCGTGGATTCGTCGGTGGTCGCAGCGCTCTATGCCAAGGCTGGCTATGAGGTGATCGGCGTCACGCTGCAGCTCTACGACCATGGCGAGGCGATGCACCATCGCCCGGGCGCCTGCTGCGCCGGCCAGGACATTTACGACGCCAGCATGGTCGCCGAGCGGCTCGGCATCCCGCATTACGTGCTCGACTATGAGAGCCGGTTCCGCCACGCCGTGATCGAGCGCTTCGCCGATGCCTATGCCGCGGGCGAGACACCGATCCCCTGCGTCGACTGCAACCGCACCGTCAAGTTCCGTGACCTCCTGGAGACCGCGCGCGACCTCGGCGCCGACATCCTCGCCACCGGCCATTACGTGACCAGCCGGGCGCTGCCGCAGGGCGGGCGCGGCCTGTTTCGCCCGCTCGATCTCTCCCGCGACCAGAGCTACTTCCTCTATGCGACGACGCGCGAGCAGATCGACATGCTGCGCTTCCCGCTGGGCGAGACCACCAAGCCGGAAGTGCGCGCGCTCGCCGAGAGCTTCGGCCTCAAGGTCGCGGACAAGCCGGATAGCCAGGACATCTGCTTCGTGCCGACCGGGCGCTACACCGACATCGTCGAGAAGCTGCGCCCGGAAGCCGCCGAGCCCGGCGAGATCGTGCATCTCGATGGCCGTGTGCTCGGCCGGCACAATGGCGTGATGCGCTACACCATCGGCCAGCGCAAGGGCCTCGGCATTGCTTCCTCCGAGCCGCTCTATGTGGTCGGCATCGACGCCGTGGCCCGCCGCGTACTGGTCGGGCCGCGCCATTCGCTGGGAGTCTCGGTGGTGCGGGTCGACGAGCTCAACTGGCTGGGCGATGAGCCGATCGAGGCCGCGCTCGACGCCGAGCGTGAGTTGCACGTGAAGGTGCGCTCTACCCGCGCCCCGGTGCCCGGCCATCTGGCGCGGGAACCCGATGGCACCGTTGCGGTTCATCTGCATGCCATGGAAGAAGGCGTCGCTCCGGGGCAGGCATGCGTGTTCTACGAAGACGGTGGCGAGGCGGCCCGCCTGCTGGGTGGCGGGGTGATACGTCGCGCACCGGCATTCACTGCTTTGACACGAGAAGCGGTCATGGTGACGGATACTCTCAGGAGCTGA
- the phnL gene encoding phosphonate C-P lyase system protein PhnL, translating to MSALLDVSGLSKTFILHLRDGARLPVVNGAGFTLDAGECVALGGPSGAGKSSLLKMVYGNYRVDAGAILVADGGEMVDVATAEPRRLMRLRASTMGYVSQFLRVIPRVSALDVVAEPLIGDGVARDEARARAGRLLARLNLPERLWALPPATFSGGEQQRVNIARGLIAHRPLLLMDEPTASLDAANRAVVIALIEEKKREGVGILGIFHDAEVRDAVCDRVIDVTQFAAAA from the coding sequence ATGAGCGCGCTTCTCGACGTCTCCGGTCTCTCCAAGACCTTCATCCTGCATCTGCGCGACGGCGCCCGGCTGCCGGTGGTCAATGGCGCCGGCTTCACGCTCGATGCCGGCGAATGCGTCGCGCTCGGCGGCCCCTCGGGCGCCGGCAAGAGTTCGCTGCTGAAGATGGTCTATGGCAATTACCGGGTCGATGCCGGCGCCATCCTGGTCGCTGACGGCGGCGAGATGGTCGATGTCGCCACCGCGGAGCCGCGCCGGCTGATGCGGCTGCGCGCCTCCACCATGGGCTATGTCAGCCAGTTCCTGCGCGTCATACCTCGGGTCTCCGCACTCGACGTGGTAGCCGAGCCGTTGATCGGCGACGGCGTCGCCCGCGACGAGGCGCGCGCCCGCGCCGGTCGACTGCTCGCCCGGCTGAACCTGCCGGAGCGGCTATGGGCACTGCCGCCGGCGACCTTCTCCGGCGGCGAGCAGCAGCGCGTGAACATTGCCCGCGGCCTCATCGCCCACCGCCCGCTGCTCCTGATGGACGAGCCGACCGCTTCGCTCGACGCCGCCAACCGCGCCGTGGTGATCGCCCTGATCGAGGAGAAGAAGCGCGAGGGTGTCGGCATTCTTGGCATCTTCCACGATGCCGAGGTGCGCGATGCGGTCTGCGACCGCGTGATCGACGTGACGCAATTCGCTGCCGCGGCCTGA
- a CDS encoding KGG domain-containing protein, giving the protein MANREQEHRGGSGNFAENRERAREAGRKGGAHSHGGQQHSQSGGDDRQQGGERDGSGNFANDPQSAGEAGRKGDQR; this is encoded by the coding sequence ATGGCAAATCGCGAACAGGAGCATCGTGGCGGTTCCGGCAACTTTGCCGAAAATCGCGAGCGCGCTCGTGAGGCTGGCAGGAAGGGCGGCGCGCACAGCCATGGCGGCCAGCAGCACAGCCAGAGCGGCGGCGACGACCGCCAGCAGGGCGGCGAACGTGACGGCTCCGGCAATTTCGCCAATGATCCGCAGAGCGCCGGGGAGGCGGGCCGCAAGGGCGACCAGCGTTAG
- a CDS encoding NAD(P)-dependent oxidoreductase → MGYRVFLAGASGAIGRRLAPLLRAAGHDVAGTTRSPAKADALRAAGFTAVVVDVFDADALSRAVAAFRPEIVIHQLTDLPAGLAPDQMAAAIANNARIRDEGTRNLVAAAGAAGARRMVAQSIAWAYAAGPEPHTEADPLDLAADGPRGTSVRGVAALEQHVLNAPPIEGVVLRYGRFYGPGTGVDAPPQGVALHVDAAAHAAMLAMDHGEHGIFNIAEPGGPVSAEKAHADLGWHADFRLPVSS, encoded by the coding sequence ATGGGATATCGCGTCTTTCTCGCCGGCGCCTCGGGCGCCATAGGGCGGCGGCTGGCGCCGCTGCTCCGCGCCGCCGGCCATGATGTCGCCGGCACCACCCGCTCGCCCGCCAAGGCAGATGCGCTACGCGCCGCCGGCTTCACCGCCGTGGTGGTGGATGTGTTCGATGCGGACGCACTGTCGCGTGCCGTCGCCGCGTTCCGGCCGGAGATCGTGATCCACCAATTGACCGACCTGCCCGCCGGCCTCGCGCCGGATCAGATGGCGGCGGCGATCGCCAACAATGCCCGCATCCGCGACGAGGGCACGCGGAACCTCGTCGCCGCAGCGGGAGCGGCCGGAGCCCGGCGGATGGTGGCCCAGAGCATTGCCTGGGCCTATGCGGCGGGCCCGGAGCCGCACACCGAGGCCGATCCGCTCGACCTCGCGGCGGACGGCCCGCGCGGGACCAGCGTGCGCGGCGTCGCCGCGCTGGAACAGCACGTGCTGAACGCGCCGCCGATCGAGGGCGTCGTGCTGCGCTATGGCCGCTTCTATGGCCCGGGCACCGGTGTCGATGCCCCGCCCCAAGGCGTCGCGCTCCATGTCGACGCTGCGGCCCATGCGGCGATGCTCGCCATGGACCACGGCGAGCACGGCATTTTCAACATCGCCGAGCCGGGTGGACCGGTCTCCGCCGAGAAAGCGCACGCTGATCTCGGCTGGCACGCCGATTTCCGCCTACCGGTGTCATCCTGA
- a CDS encoding heme-binding protein — protein sequence MTVLSLAAAQTILTTALEHCRKGKFLPMAVVVLDARGAVKASASEDGTSLKRFDIAHGKAYGALSLGIGSRSIFKRAKEQAFFVASVTNVVGGALVPVPGGVLIRDAEGVVIGAVGISGDTSDHDEAAANAGIAAAGFKADPGAD from the coding sequence ATGACCGTCCTCAGCCTTGCCGCCGCCCAGACCATCCTCACCACCGCGCTGGAGCATTGCCGAAAGGGCAAGTTCCTGCCCATGGCGGTCGTCGTGCTCGATGCGCGCGGCGCAGTGAAGGCCTCGGCGAGCGAGGACGGCACCAGCCTGAAGCGTTTCGACATCGCCCATGGCAAGGCCTATGGCGCGCTCTCGCTCGGCATCGGCTCGCGCTCCATCTTCAAGCGCGCCAAGGAGCAGGCCTTCTTCGTCGCCTCGGTGACCAATGTGGTCGGCGGGGCGCTGGTGCCGGTGCCCGGCGGCGTGCTGATCCGCGATGCCGAAGGCGTGGTGATCGGCGCGGTCGGCATCTCCGGCGATACTTCGGACCATGACGAAGCGGCGGCAAACGCGGGCATCGCCGCCGCCGGCTTCAAGGCCGACCCCGGCGCCGACTGA
- the phnN gene encoding phosphonate metabolism protein/1,5-bisphosphokinase (PRPP-forming) PhnN yields the protein MPDTQPEASVRSGLLVFVVGPSGAGKDTLLAFAKARLAARSDIVFARRLVNRAPDGTEDHEPFDEAAFEDGIAAERFALAWRANGLCYALGPDVKAALAGGRTVVANGSRAAVAEARARYPNVKLVLITAPPEVLAARIAARGREDANARAGRLAREPALGAAPDLTIMNDGAVEPAGEKLAAFLAGL from the coding sequence ATGCCGGACACACAGCCGGAGGCGAGCGTGCGATCGGGCCTGCTGGTGTTCGTCGTCGGCCCCTCCGGTGCCGGCAAGGATACGCTCCTCGCCTTCGCCAAGGCGCGGCTTGCCGCTCGATCCGACATCGTGTTCGCCCGCCGCCTCGTCAACCGGGCCCCGGATGGCACCGAGGATCACGAGCCGTTCGACGAGGCCGCATTCGAAGACGGCATTGCCGCGGAACGTTTTGCCCTCGCCTGGCGGGCCAATGGCCTGTGCTATGCACTCGGCCCGGATGTGAAGGCGGCGCTGGCGGGGGGGCGCACCGTGGTCGCCAATGGCTCGCGCGCCGCAGTGGCCGAGGCGCGGGCGCGTTATCCGAACGTGAAGCTGGTGCTGATCACCGCGCCGCCCGAGGTGCTCGCTGCCCGTATCGCCGCGCGCGGGCGCGAGGACGCCAACGCCCGGGCCGGGCGGCTGGCGCGCGAACCCGCTCTCGGCGCTGCGCCCGATCTCACCATCATGAATGACGGCGCGGTCGAACCCGCTGGTGAGAAGCTGGCGGCGTTCCTGGCGGGCCTGTAG
- a CDS encoding NAD(P)H-dependent oxidoreductase, with the protein MSHRTLLHIDSSILGEHSVSRTVSAAVVANLRAADPSLSIVYRDLAGTPLPHATPASMPADHPLSGGAGDAVSQQALDEFLAADIVVIGAPMYNFTVPTQLRAWIDRIVVPGKTFSYGANGAEGLAGNKRVIVALSRGGIYSDPAFAAIAEHAETYLRFILGFIGVKAPEFIIAEGIQAGLREQALESALRSAGELKAA; encoded by the coding sequence ATGAGCCACCGCACCCTTCTGCACATCGATTCCAGCATTCTCGGCGAACATTCGGTCAGCCGCACGGTGAGCGCCGCCGTGGTCGCGAACCTGCGCGCCGCCGATCCGTCGCTGAGCATCGTCTATCGCGATCTCGCCGGCACGCCGCTGCCGCACGCGACCCCGGCCAGCATGCCGGCCGACCATCCGCTCTCCGGCGGCGCCGGCGACGCGGTGAGCCAGCAGGCGCTGGACGAGTTCCTCGCCGCCGACATCGTGGTGATCGGCGCGCCGATGTACAATTTCACCGTGCCGACGCAGCTGCGCGCCTGGATCGACCGCATCGTCGTGCCCGGCAAGACCTTCAGCTATGGCGCGAACGGCGCCGAGGGCCTCGCCGGCAATAAGCGCGTCATCGTCGCGCTGTCCCGCGGCGGCATCTATTCCGATCCGGCCTTCGCCGCGATCGCCGAGCATGCCGAGACCTATCTGCGCTTCATCCTCGGCTTCATCGGCGTGAAGGCGCCGGAATTCATCATTGCCGAGGGCATCCAGGCAGGCTTGCGCGAACAGGCGCTGGAAAGCGCTCTGCGCAGCGCCGGAGAATTGAAGGCGGCTTGA
- a CDS encoding class I SAM-dependent methyltransferase — protein MTTTDLDRATVEEAYARWAPVYDVVFGAVFDAGRKAAIAAAERVGGRILEFGVGTGLALPSYKRSNRLVGVDISEPMLQKARERVEKDGLSHVEGLFLMDGADLGFADNSFDVAIAQFVITVVPQPEKTLDELARVLKPGGEIILVNHLGAEEGLRASFERWFARRARKLGWRPEFQLARLHAWAQKNGTAELIEAKNVGLGVYTLVRFRKLAAGASNEAEPTALAG, from the coding sequence ATGACGACGACCGATCTCGACCGCGCGACCGTCGAGGAAGCCTATGCCCGCTGGGCGCCGGTATATGACGTGGTGTTCGGTGCGGTGTTCGACGCCGGCCGCAAGGCGGCGATTGCGGCGGCGGAACGGGTCGGCGGACGTATCCTCGAATTCGGTGTCGGCACGGGCCTCGCCCTGCCCTCCTACAAGCGCAGCAATCGATTGGTCGGCGTCGATATTTCCGAACCCATGCTGCAGAAGGCCCGCGAGCGCGTCGAGAAGGACGGCCTGAGCCACGTCGAAGGCCTGTTCCTGATGGACGGCGCCGATCTCGGCTTCGCCGACAACAGCTTCGACGTCGCTATCGCCCAGTTCGTCATCACCGTGGTGCCGCAGCCGGAGAAGACGCTGGACGAACTCGCCCGCGTGCTGAAGCCGGGCGGCGAGATCATCCTGGTCAATCATCTCGGCGCCGAAGAGGGGCTGCGCGCCTCGTTCGAGCGCTGGTTCGCCCGCCGCGCCCGCAAGCTCGGCTGGCGCCCGGAATTCCAGCTCGCCCGCCTGCACGCCTGGGCGCAGAAGAACGGCACCGCGGAGCTGATCGAGGCGAAGAATGTCGGCCTCGGCGTCTACACGCTGGTGCGCTTCCGCAAGCTCGCTGCCGGCGCCAGCAACGAAGCCGAGCCGACCGCGCTGGCGGGGTGA
- a CDS encoding FAD-binding and (Fe-S)-binding domain-containing protein codes for MAARLAPGLERRLRSEMTGDVLFDRFSRGRYATDASFYQIMPMGVVVPRTVEEAERAIALARSEGIPVLPRGGGTSQCGQTINEALVVDGSKHLKRILEVDLEGRRCVVEPGIVLDDLNAQLKQHGLWFPVDVSTASRATIGGMAGNNSCGGRSLRYGTMRDNVLSIDAMLADGAKAHFGRVDHNLSELPPDSPLAPLARDLLALGGREAAEIAARFPKVQRRVGGYNLDSLVPNPAGYNLSHLLVGSEGTLAYSTKIELKLWPLIGKKVLGACHFGSFYAAMDAAQHLVKLKPIAVELVDATLLKLASEIAMFRPTLERFVRGQPEAILLVEFAEDDDENERRLKLLADTMGDLGFGWDRSGANWGGVVEIRDAGLQAAIADVRTSGLNIMMSMKDAGKPVSFVEDCAVPLEHLADYTDRLTQVFEKHGTRGTWYAHASEGCLHVRPVLNLRLEKDVKAMRAIAEDAFAMVREYKGSHSGEHGDGMVRSEFHEPMFGSRLVHAFEEVKDRFDPKGLYNPGKIVHPPKFDDRTLFRYSPDYRVEGLQAALDWTGYSGAGGGLQGAIEMCNNNGACRKSAGGVMCPSYRVTRDERDVTRGRANTLRLAISGQLGPDALASDEMMETLKLCVSCKGCRRECPTGVDMAKMKIEALAARVKAKGLTLHQRLVAYLPHYAGLASKAAWLMNVRDRLPGAAALSEKLAQFSARRSLPRWRTDAFREEATTFGPEGGREVVLFADTFNRWFERENVDAALSVLTAAGYRVHMPAPVDGTKRALCCGRTFLSAGLVDQARAEARRVLSTYAPFVARGVPVVGLEPSCLLAFRDELPSLIPGEDTQRLAAHALLIEEFLAREAEAGRLMLPLGPVADRALLHGHCHQKSFGVMGAVEKTLRLIPGLKVETVESSCCGMAGAFGYHSETIDVSLAMAELSLLPAVRKAEAGTLVVADGTSCRHQIHDGAQRDAVHVIRVLAASLEAARADAPRHLEAAE; via the coding sequence ATGGCGGCACGGCTGGCGCCGGGTCTGGAGCGGCGCCTGAGGTCTGAGATGACCGGGGACGTGCTGTTCGACCGTTTCAGCCGAGGTCGCTATGCGACCGATGCGTCGTTTTACCAGATCATGCCGATGGGTGTGGTGGTGCCGCGTACGGTCGAGGAGGCCGAGCGCGCCATCGCGCTGGCCCGCAGCGAGGGTATTCCGGTGCTGCCGCGCGGCGGCGGCACCTCGCAATGCGGGCAGACCATCAATGAGGCCTTGGTGGTCGATGGCTCGAAGCACCTCAAGCGCATATTGGAGGTGGATCTTGAAGGGCGGCGCTGCGTGGTTGAGCCGGGCATCGTGCTCGACGACCTCAATGCACAGTTGAAGCAGCACGGCCTGTGGTTCCCGGTCGACGTCTCCACGGCGAGCCGCGCCACCATTGGTGGCATGGCCGGCAATAATAGCTGCGGCGGGCGGTCGCTGCGCTACGGCACCATGCGCGACAATGTGCTCTCCATCGACGCCATGCTGGCTGATGGGGCCAAGGCGCATTTCGGGCGGGTCGACCACAATCTCTCGGAACTGCCGCCCGATTCGCCGCTGGCCCCGCTCGCCCGCGACCTGCTGGCGCTGGGTGGGCGCGAGGCCGCGGAGATCGCGGCGCGCTTCCCCAAAGTGCAGCGCCGGGTCGGCGGCTATAATCTCGATTCGCTGGTGCCGAATCCGGCGGGCTACAACCTCTCCCATTTGCTGGTCGGCTCGGAAGGCACGCTCGCTTACTCGACGAAGATCGAGCTCAAGCTCTGGCCGCTGATCGGCAAGAAGGTTTTGGGCGCCTGCCATTTCGGCAGCTTCTATGCGGCGATGGATGCCGCGCAGCATCTGGTCAAGCTGAAGCCGATCGCGGTGGAACTGGTCGATGCGACGCTGCTCAAGCTCGCCAGCGAGATCGCGATGTTCCGTCCGACACTGGAGCGCTTCGTGCGCGGCCAGCCGGAGGCGATCCTGCTCGTCGAGTTCGCCGAGGATGACGACGAGAATGAGCGCCGGCTGAAGCTGCTCGCTGACACCATGGGCGATCTCGGCTTCGGCTGGGACCGCAGCGGCGCCAATTGGGGCGGGGTGGTCGAGATTCGCGACGCCGGCTTGCAGGCCGCCATCGCGGATGTGCGCACCTCCGGCCTCAACATCATGATGTCGATGAAGGATGCGGGAAAGCCGGTCTCCTTCGTCGAGGATTGCGCGGTGCCGCTGGAGCATCTCGCCGACTATACCGACCGCCTGACCCAGGTGTTCGAGAAGCACGGCACCAGGGGCACGTGGTACGCCCACGCGTCGGAGGGGTGCCTGCACGTGCGCCCGGTGCTGAATTTGCGCCTCGAGAAGGACGTCAAGGCGATGCGCGCCATTGCCGAGGATGCCTTCGCCATGGTGCGCGAATACAAGGGTTCTCACTCCGGCGAGCACGGCGACGGCATGGTGCGCTCGGAGTTCCACGAGCCGATGTTCGGCTCGCGGCTGGTACACGCCTTCGAGGAGGTGAAGGACCGCTTCGATCCGAAGGGGCTCTACAATCCCGGCAAGATCGTCCACCCGCCGAAGTTCGATGACCGCACCCTGTTCCGCTATTCGCCGGACTATCGGGTGGAGGGCTTGCAGGCGGCTCTGGACTGGACCGGCTATTCCGGTGCGGGCGGCGGGCTGCAGGGCGCCATCGAGATGTGCAACAACAACGGCGCCTGCCGCAAATCGGCGGGCGGCGTGATGTGCCCCAGCTACCGCGTCACCCGCGACGAGCGCGATGTTACCCGCGGGCGCGCCAACACGCTGCGGCTCGCCATTTCCGGCCAACTCGGTCCCGATGCGCTGGCCTCCGACGAGATGATGGAGACGTTGAAGCTCTGCGTCTCCTGCAAGGGCTGCCGGCGTGAATGCCCGACCGGCGTCGACATGGCGAAGATGAAGATCGAGGCTCTCGCGGCACGTGTGAAGGCCAAGGGCCTGACGCTGCACCAGCGGCTGGTCGCCTATCTGCCGCATTATGCCGGCCTTGCCTCAAAAGCGGCGTGGCTGATGAATGTGCGCGACCGGCTACCCGGCGCTGCGGCACTCTCGGAGAAGCTTGCGCAGTTCAGCGCGCGCCGCTCCCTGCCGCGCTGGCGCACCGACGCCTTCCGCGAGGAAGCGACCACGTTCGGTCCGGAGGGTGGGCGCGAGGTGGTGCTGTTCGCCGACACCTTCAATCGCTGGTTCGAGCGGGAGAATGTCGATGCCGCACTCAGCGTGCTCACCGCCGCCGGCTATCGCGTGCACATGCCGGCTCCGGTCGATGGCACGAAGCGCGCGCTGTGCTGCGGGCGCACGTTTCTCTCGGCCGGCCTGGTCGACCAGGCGCGGGCCGAGGCGAGGCGTGTCCTTTCGACCTATGCGCCGTTCGTGGCGCGCGGCGTGCCGGTGGTCGGGCTGGAGCCGAGCTGCCTGCTCGCCTTCCGCGACGAACTGCCCTCGCTCATTCCCGGCGAGGACACGCAGCGGCTCGCCGCCCACGCGCTGCTGATCGAGGAGTTCCTGGCCCGCGAGGCGGAGGCCGGGCGGCTGATGCTGCCGCTCGGCCCGGTGGCTGACCGGGCGCTGCTGCATGGCCATTGCCACCAGAAGAGCTTCGGCGTGATGGGCGCGGTGGAGAAGACGCTGCGGCTCATTCCCGGGCTCAAGGTGGAGACGGTGGAATCCAGTTGCTGCGGCATGGCGGGCGCCTTCGGCTATCACTCGGAGACCATCGACGTGTCGCTGGCCATGGCCGAGCTGTCGCTGCTGCCGGCGGTGCGCAAGGCGGAAGCCGGCACGCTGGTGGTGGCCGACGGCACCTCGTGCCGGCACCAGATCCATGACGGCGCGCAGCGCGATGCGGTGCATGTCATCCGCGTGCTGGCGGCGAGCCTGGAGGCCGCCCGCGCCGATGCGCCACGACATCTGGAGGCCGCCGAATAG
- a CDS encoding alpha-D-ribose 1-methylphosphonate 5-triphosphate diphosphatase, translated as MTDTILANARLVLPDEVREGHVVLRDGRIAEIGSGAVPPGALDLKGDYLLPGLVELHTDHVEGHLFPRPRVRWNPLAAVIAYDAQIAASGITTVFDSLRVWPDRKAVGVDGDAALIAATVNQAAKAGLLRAEHHVHLRCEVAADGVVEDTEDLLDDFEVRLISLMDHTPGQRQFLSEEHFRSYYKKKSGITDEEMDIIVAERLRAHELHARTNRDRLVAHARQRGIVLASHDDATDAHVTEAVADGVAIAEFPTTERAAAGSHQAGIRVLMGAPNLVRGGSHTGNVAAESLARQGVLDILSSDYVPASLLFAAFDLPRRVPEISLPAAVRTVSANPAAAAGLTDRGRIAEGLRADLIRVTVADAGESAVPVVRAVWRQGERVS; from the coding sequence ATGACTGACACTATTCTCGCCAATGCCCGGCTGGTGCTGCCCGACGAAGTGCGCGAGGGCCATGTCGTGCTGCGCGACGGGCGCATCGCCGAGATCGGCAGCGGTGCCGTGCCGCCCGGCGCGCTCGACCTGAAAGGCGACTATCTGCTGCCCGGCCTCGTCGAGCTGCACACCGACCATGTCGAGGGCCATCTGTTCCCGCGCCCCCGCGTGCGCTGGAATCCATTAGCCGCGGTGATCGCCTACGACGCACAGATCGCTGCCTCCGGCATCACCACGGTGTTCGACTCGCTGCGTGTCTGGCCCGATCGCAAGGCGGTCGGCGTCGATGGCGACGCCGCGCTGATCGCCGCCACCGTCAACCAGGCGGCGAAGGCCGGCTTGTTGCGCGCCGAGCACCATGTGCACCTGCGCTGCGAAGTCGCGGCCGACGGCGTGGTCGAGGACACCGAAGACCTGCTCGATGATTTCGAGGTGAGGCTGATCTCGCTGATGGACCACACGCCGGGCCAGCGGCAGTTCCTCAGCGAGGAGCATTTCCGCAGCTATTACAAGAAGAAGAGCGGCATCACCGACGAGGAGATGGACATCATCGTCGCCGAGCGCCTGCGCGCCCACGAGTTGCACGCCCGCACCAATCGCGACCGCCTCGTCGCCCATGCCCGCCAGCGCGGCATCGTGCTGGCCAGCCATGACGACGCCACTGACGCTCATGTCACCGAGGCGGTGGCCGACGGCGTCGCCATCGCCGAATTCCCCACCACCGAGCGCGCCGCGGCGGGCTCGCACCAGGCCGGCATCCGCGTGCTGATGGGTGCGCCGAACCTGGTGCGCGGCGGCTCGCACACCGGCAATGTCGCGGCCGAGAGCCTGGCCCGGCAGGGCGTGCTCGACATCCTCTCCTCGGATTATGTGCCGGCGAGCCTGCTGTTCGCCGCCTTCGACCTGCCGCGCCGGGTACCGGAGATCTCGCTACCCGCGGCGGTACGGACCGTCAGCGCCAATCCGGCCGCAGCGGCAGGCTTGACCGACCGCGGCCGCATCGCCGAAGGGCTGCGCGCCGACCTGATCCGCGTCACTGTCGCCGACGCCGGAGAATCTGCCGTGCCCGTGGTGCGCGCGGTGTGGCGGCAAGGCGAACGGGTGTCCTGA
- a CDS encoding helix-turn-helix domain-containing protein, translating into MTEIHRGFHNTECRKVSRVLARVGDKWSVLIVMLLADGPRRFNEMKRMVEGISQRMLTLTLRGLERDGLVTRTVFPTIPPRVDYELTALGRSLCVPVMALGSWAQANIDAIDVAQADFDKRCVEDGKIRA; encoded by the coding sequence GTGACTGAGATACATAGAGGTTTCCACAATACGGAGTGCCGCAAGGTCAGCCGCGTACTGGCGCGCGTCGGCGACAAATGGAGCGTGCTGATCGTCATGCTGCTCGCCGATGGCCCGCGCCGCTTCAATGAGATGAAGCGCATGGTCGAGGGCATCTCGCAGCGCATGCTCACTTTGACGCTGCGCGGTCTGGAACGCGATGGACTGGTGACGCGCACCGTGTTTCCCACCATTCCGCCGCGCGTGGACTACGAGTTGACCGCGCTTGGCCGCTCGCTGTGCGTGCCGGTGATGGCGCTCGGCAGTTGGGCACAGGCGAATATCGACGCCATCGACGTCGCGCAGGCCGATTTCGACAAGCGCTGCGTCGAGGACGGCAAGATACGCGCCTGA